The Eriocheir sinensis breed Jianghai 21 chromosome 29, ASM2467909v1, whole genome shotgun sequence genomic interval ACCAAGTATACAGCAAGACatagagaggtggaaaagaaacACATTTATAACACGCTGGTTGGAGTGAACATGTTTCGGAGGCACAAACCCAAGTGTCTCAGAGCCGTAAACCCGTGCGTCTATCACAGAGGATGTATGTGACGTGCTGTACACAAGTAAAACATTGATTCACGTCTTGGTATTTAAGTGTCCAACAAGTTATTCAGCCTAAGTAATTGCCGAGAATCTGAGAATTTATGCTACTTCTAATACTACCAAGTTATGCAGCCTAAGTAATTGCTAAGAGTTTGAGAATTTATGGTACTTCTAATACTACCAAGTTATTCAGCCTAAGTTATTGCCGAGAGTGAGAATTGATGCTACTTCTAATACTACCGTCACTACTACTGTTGGTGTAAGTACTGCCGTGACTAACACTCAAAATCTATACTTTCGTTGTGTaagtgtacctctctctctctctctctcctgttgcttttcctcttctttatctctctccaaaTTTATGCATGCActctcttatctttattttcttccttgttttctgttcTACGTATgtgcctgtcctcctcctcctcctcctcctccttctccttctcctattgcttttcctcttctttatctctctccaaaTTTATACATGCActctcttatctttattttctacctTGTTTTCTGTTCTACTTATGtgcctgtcctcttcctcctcctcctccttctccttctctcctatccttcatTTTACCTTCTACGTATAAGCCTCTCATCTTCATTAGGATAAGGATTTTGATTTGGGGTTTTGCATCAAGGAGTGCCAAACAGAATTACAAGAAAGGATGGTGCCCTGAAGGATAATAGGACCTGGGGAGCATCCTGTGTGACCCTGCATGCCCCTTAGGTgatgggtgttattctatactcTACTGGGGGTGAGGAATGGTTTGGTGTGGAGTGGATGCCCAGAAAACTCTACCCTTACACCCGACCTCGAATCTATTGGCTAAGGGTAACATTGCAAGCCTGGAATCGGTCGTACTTTTCCCTGTGGCTACTGACGGCCATGTCGGATAGCACGGCTGCCACCACCAcatccagcaccagcagcagcacacATCCGGCATTGTTGATGATGGCCGGCTTGTTGAGGCCTTTCTTGGGGGACTCCTTGGTCTCCTTGGCAGGCTCGGACACCCACGCAAGCTTCATTTGAATTCCCAGCATTGGATCATCACCGTGAATCACAGCACTGGTATCCTTTTTCGCATCCTCGGCCTTACGAGACGACCGGAGACTCAACTCGATGGAACtgtggatgaggaagatgaggctAACACGGACGatgcagtagaagaagaagtgatCGACGAGTTTGGAGACCGGCGAGCTTGGGAGCGTGGAGGAGAGCTGGGAGAAGAGCGAGGCGAGAACGATGAGCAGGGAGAGCGTCACCATAATCCGGTCGTTGAAATCCGTCAGCTGGAAATGCGTGAGGGTGACATGCGCAAGGAGACACAGGATGATGCAGGGGCAGAAGGTCGTCATGACATACGCCGAGAACTTATGGGTGAAGAGGAGTCTGAGCGCCACGACCGACCTGCCATCCTCGAGGTTGTACCGTGCGGGGGATATGCTGTACATGGAAAGTGTGGACCCCTCACCGTACACCTGGACCCCCCCCGACTGCGTGTCCCAGCGAGGGTCACACCCGAGAGATGGCAAAAGATTGATCTGCATCCCGCACTCCTGGGTGtcaaaggggaaggagaggaagtcgTACTCGCAGGAGAAGGTGAACTGGTACTGCATGGTGTGTTGGATCTCCACGTCTGACCCATTGTACTGCATcactggaggacgaggaggaggaggagggtcaacaCCGAACTCAAAGACAACACAAACACTGAACAACACAAAACACGAACTCAAAAAACGAGGACGATCAACACTAAAACAACAACCTTGAACTctgctgcaacacacacacacacacacacacacacacacacacacacacacacacacacatacatacatatgcacaccacctcaccttttctcttcattcctacacactcccttcctctattGTTCTATCTGTAGCTTATGTTAGTTAgccatgtgtttgtgtgtccgaGAAAGAACGAAATCAAtagttatcatgtttttttttgtgtgtgtgttttgagtatGAAGGATATTTGGGAAGGCAATGGGACAATATAAGCACAGGtataaaggttaggttaagttaagttaggctaggttaggttaagttaggttagcacAGAGGCATTGAAGCACAGATatgaaggttaggttaagttaggtcagcaCAGAGGGAgggggttaagttaggtcagcaCTCAGGCAATTGAAGCACAGATatgaaggttaggttaagttaggtcagcaCAGAGGGAgggggttaagttaggtcagcaCTGAGGCAATTGAAGCACAGATatgaaggttaggttaagttaggtcaggctaggtcagCACCTGAAGACTCACCCTCATAGCTGTTCTCTGTCTCGGGTCGCCCTTTCCCCACCGGCATGACCTTGAAGCCTTCCAGCACAGAGGTCTTGGTCAGGATGTTCAGGTTGTCCTCGTAATGCGCCTCGGGGAACTGCAGCGTCGGAGTCCATAGCAGGCTGAAGTCCTTGGCCGGCAGGATCTTGGTGCTGTTTTGTAGGTTCTGGAAGGTCAGCCGGTGATCCCGCCAAGACGTTATGATCTCCAGGTTGACCTTGAACTCGTTGGTATCCAGGGAGACAGAGGTGACCCTGAACACGTTGGCGATGAGACCGACCACTGGCTGAGTGTTGGGACATGCCCCCTTCCAGTAGGAGGGTGGCGGGGGCTTGAGGAAGGTGCAGACATTGCCCTCGTCGGAGTTGTCCTCGCAGTGTGGCACGCCGTCGCAGCGCAGCCACAGGGCGATGCAGCTGCCGTCATTGCATGTGAACTTCCCATCCTCGCACAGGGTGATGCTGAGCTTCTGCCTGCCATCCATGGCCGGGTCCTGCTCCG includes:
- the LOC127005238 gene encoding uncharacterized protein LOC127005238, giving the protein MDGPTEHLVFTLRPEEEHDAVVQVKQEFPVERLSENFTVCQWMWPLYPRTISNLFIVSDPASSITAKTLEGRVLVAVNTSCLTSLNTTELHPNAWQHMCLALTGGTLTLHLDGQTYRKKVSDMEECRGTISSTRNVTVQVGMDDGQLTYSGRVSGVRYYDRELLAAEVIGLQGCEDMAGDYMRVTNVTMIGNVSHFDLNDPQRLCQPEPKEFVALFSLCGHHFQARRLCARMGGRLINQTDDLDTLMYAINLSLDVEDTSLFLWMNEMVTEDTGRVLSINRHTQTYHMLTYSCGSELFNTACVMPLGKTVYMKCNNTVELTLQNYNRRLVLLSKMGEMIRREPCQQLGVDSETRRCLSRRSVWMQEYTPLEEGQDIFGRKSWAEQDPAMDGRQKLSITLCEDGKFTCNDGSCIALWLRCDGVPHCEDNSDEGNVCTFLKPPPPSYWKGACPNTQPVVGLIANVFRVTSVSLDTNEFKVNLEIITSWRDHRLTFQNLQNSTKILPAKDFSLLWTPTLQFPEAHYEDNLNILTKTSVLEGFKVMPVGKGRPETENSYEVMQYNGSDVEIQHTMQYQFTFSCEYDFLSFPFDTQECGMQINLLPSLGCDPRWDTQSGGVQVYGEGSTLSMYSISPARYNLEDGRSVVALRLLFTHKFSAYVMTTFCPCIILCLLAHVTLTHFQLTDFNDRIMVTLSLLIVLASLFSQLSSTLPSSPVSKLVDHFFFYCIVRVSLIFLIHSSIELSLRSSRKAEDAKKDTSAVIHGDDPMLGIQMKLAWVSEPAKETKESPKKGLNKPAIINNAGCVLLLVLDVVVAAVLSDMAVSSHREKYDRFQACNVTLSQ